TCCTCCCGCAGCCTCTCCAGAGACACCGCCAGCCCCGAGGGAAACCCCTCCAACACCGTCAGGTACCCCCGGCCGTGAGACTCCCCGGAGGTGAGAAACCGAAGGGTCACGATGCCTCCCCCCCTTCCAGGGCCTGCTCCATGATCTCCAGGGGAGGCTCCCGATCCGTGAGGAGGCGGAACGTGGCGACCCCCTGGTGGAGCAGAAGCCTCCGCCCCGACGCCACGGGGATCCCCCGGCGACGGGACGCCTCCTCCAACTCCGTGAGCCCCTCGGGGCGGTAGGCCAGGTCCAAGGCCCGGGAGGGCGCCGCGTCCAACAGACGGGACAGGTACGCCTCGTCCCAGGGCCGGGAGGGAAGCCCCAGGGGGGTCGCCTGGACCAGCAGGTCCCAGGGCTCCGGGGGCAGATCCCCCCAGGCCAGGGGGCGGCAGCGCCCCTCCAGACCCGGCAGGGAGGCCTCCAGGTCCCGGATCCGCTCCGGGTTCCGGGCGGCCACCCAGAGGTTCCCTTCGGTCCGCTCCGCCAGGGCCAGGGCGGCGGCCCGGGCCGCTCCCCCCGCTCCCAGGAGCAGGGCCCCCTCCCGGCGAGGGGGAGGAAGCTCGTCCAGGGTGGCCCGAAGACCCGCCACGTCCGTGTTGGCCCCCCAGGCGGCGCTCCCGTTCCGGCGGAAGAGCACCAGGTTCACCGCCCCGCAGGCCCGGGCATCCTCGTCCAGGGCATCCACGACCCGGCGGGCCCGCTCCTTGTGAGGCACCGTGACGTTGGCCCCCAGGGCCCCCAGAGCCCCCAGGCCCCGCAGGGCCTCCTCGAAGCGTTCCCCCGAGACCCGAAAGGCCAGGTAGCGACAGTCCAGCCCCAGGTGTCGGAAGGCGGCGTTGTGCATCCGGGGGGAAAGGCTGTGATCCACCGGGTCCCCCAGGAGGGCCGCCAGGCGGGTGGAAGGGCCGATCATCCCGCCGTATCCTCCGAAAGGGCCTCGAAGAACCCGGGGTAGGAGATGTCCGCACAGGCCGCCCCCCGAATCCGCACCGGCCCCTCCGCCGTCAGGGCCGCCACCCCCAGGGCCATGGCCACCCGGTGATCCCCGAAGGAGTCCACCTCCCCCCCCCGAAGGCGGCAGGGCCCCCGGAGGATCCAGCCGTCCTCCCGCTCCTCCACTTCCGCCCCCAGGGTCCGAAGGCCCTCCGCCATGGCGGCGATGCGGTCGCACTCCTTGAAGCGCAGCTCCCGGGCCCCTCGGATCTCCGTGACCCCCTTCGCCCGGACCGCCGCCACCGCCAGGATCGGCAGCTCGTCCACCAGGGCGGGGATCTCCGGGGCATCCACCACCGTCCCCTCCAGGGAGGAGGAACGGACCTGCAGGGTCCCCAGGGGTTCCCCTCCCGAGAGGGCCAGGTCCGTCACGCCGTAGTCCAGGCCCATGCGCCCCAGGGCCGAGAGCAGCCCCGTACGGGTGGGGTTGAGCCCCACCTCCGGCAGGGTCAGGTCCCCCTCCGGCAACAGGGCGGCGGCGGTGATCCAGAAGGCGGCGGAGGAGAAGTCCCCGGGAACCTTCCAGGTCCCTCCGGGCAGATCCTCCAGGGGGTACACCGTCACCGCGGCCCCCTCCCGGCGAAGGGGCACCCCCAGGTGCTCCAGCAGGATCTCCGTGTGGTCCCGGGTCTTCAGGGGTTCCGCTACCGTCACGGAGCCCCGGGCGGACAGTCCCGCCAGGAGCAGGGCGCTCTTCACCTGGGCGCTGGGAGCGCCGGGGGTGCAGACCCCGCCGCTGAGGCTGGTGCCCCGCACGGAAAGGGGCAGCAGCCCGCCTCCCTCCCGGCCGTCGATGCGGGCCCCCAGGGTGCGCAGGGGGTCCACCACCCGCCTCATGGGCCTGCGGCTCAAGCTCTCGTCCCCCTGGATCACCGTGAAGGTGCCCGGTTGCCCCGCCAGCAGGCCGCAGAGGAGCCGGGCGGTGGTTCCGGAATTCCCCGCGTCCAGAACCGCCGCGGCCCCCAAGGGCCCTTCTCCTCGGGCCACCCGAACCCGGTCCCCCCGACGCTGGACCCGAGCCCCCAGGGCTTCCAGGCAGCGAAGGGTGCTGGCGCAGTCCGCCCCGGGGGCGAAGCCCTCCACCTCCACCCCTTCCCGGGAAAGGGCTCCCATCAGGGCCGCCCGGTGGGAAACGGACTTGTCCCCCGGCACCTCCCGCATCCCCCGAAGAACGCCCCGGGGGGCCACCGTCACATCCCGATCCTTCATGCCCTCCACCTCCCGGGGATCTCCCCCATGATCCTTCTTCGGGCCTCTCGGGCCCGCTCCGCCCACGCCCAGACATCCTGCGGCGCGAGATCCCGAAACGCCTCCAGCACCACGATGTAGCGATCCAGGGCCCGACGCAGCTCCACCCCGTTGGTCTCCCACAGGTCCGCCAGCAGCCAGGGGGGGCTCTCGGCCATCCGGGTCCCGTCCCGGTAGCCCCCCGCCGCCAGGGGAGGCAGGTCGGGGTGTTCCCGCCGTCCCTCCTCCGCCGCCAGGGCCAGGGCCGACGCGGCCAGCAGGGGCAGGTGGCTTCCCCAGGCGGCCAGAGCGTCATGCTCCGCCGGCCCCATCTCCTGCACCCGGGCCCCCAGGGCCTCTCCCAGTTCCCTCCCCAGGTCCCGCACCTCCCGAGCCGTGTCGGGGAAGGGCACCAGGGCGCACAGACACCCCTCGAAGAGATCCGCCGAGGCCCGACGCACCGTGCCCCCTTCCCGCCCCGCCAGGGGGTGCAGCCCCGCGTACCGGTCCCCCCAGAGCGCCGCCAGCTCCCTCCCCACCGCGACCTTGGAACTGCCCACATCGAAGACCCCCTTCAGGGCCTCCCCACTTCCCGCCGCCAGGAGACGCCCCGCCTCTCCGAGCTGCCCCAGGGGGGCCGCCAGCACCAGCAGGTCCGACGCCTGAGCCAGGGCCTCCGGGGAGTCCGTCCCCTCCGCCAGGTACCCCCGTTCCCGGGCGAAGTCCAGAACCTCCGGGTCCGGGTCCCAACCCCGGACCGTCATCCCCCGGGAGGAGAGTCGGGCCGCCACAGATCCCCCCAGCAGCCCCACCCCGCAGATCCCTACCTGGCAACCCGCAAGCACGGGTCCTCCTCCTCCCCCAGGGCCCCGTGGAGTCGACTCAGGGCCTTCATGAGGGCGTCGAACTGGTCCAGGTCCAGGGACTGGGGACCGTCGCAGAGGGCCTCCTCCGGCCGGGCGTGCACCTCCAGGATGAGACCGTCCGCCCCCGCCGCCACCGCCGCCAGGCTCATGGGGGCCACCAGCTCCCGACGCCCCGTGGCGTGACTGGGGTCCACCACCACGGGAAGGTGGCTCAGGGACTTCACCAGGGGCACCACGCTCAGGTCCAGGGTGTTCCGGGTGCTCCGATCGAAGCTGCGGATCCCCCGCTCGCAGAGCACCACCCGCTGGTTGCCCCCCGCCAGGATGTACTCCGCCGCCTGGAGCCACTCGTCCACCGTGGCGGCCATGCCCCGCTTCAGCAGCACCGGTCGGTCCACCGAGCCCAGGGCCTTCAGGAGGCTGTAGTTCTGCATGTTCCGGGTGCCCACCTGGAGGACGTCCACGTGGGGAGCCAGCCACTCCACGTCCTCCGGGGCCATCACCTCCGTCACCACCGGCAGCCCCGTGGCTCGCCGCGCCTCCATCAGCAGGGCGATGCCCTCGCTCCCCAGACCCTGGAAGGCGTAGGGGTTGCTGCGGGGCTTGAAGGCTCCCCCTCGGAGGGCACGGGCCCCCGACGCCTTCACCCCTCGGGCGGTGCGCAGCATCTGTTCCCGACTCTCCACGGCGCAGGGTCCCGCCATCACCGTCAGGGATCCGTCCCCCAAGACCACCCCCGGGGCCAGCTCCACCGACGTGGTCCCGGGGAACACCTCCCGGCTGGCCAAGGGGAAGGAGCAGGTCGTCCCGGTCACCCTTCGGACCCCGCCGCAGGAAGCCAAGGCCCCCGCTCCCTCCCGTCCTCCCTGGGCCACCACGCAGAAGCCACCCTGCCAGGGGACCACCCGGGCGGACCGTCCTTGCCTCTCCAGGGCGTCACACACCCGGGCCACATCCAGACCGCCGCAGGAACCCTCCATCTGCACCACCAACATGAAAACCCCTCCTCGTCTCCACTCCACGCAAAAAGGCCGGCCCCGGGATGGAAACCCGAGTCCGGCCTTTTGCTGCTTTCTCTTCTCTCCCCGGATCACCGGGGGGTCGCGTCAGTCCCCGGCGGGGGGCGAAGGAGCCTTCGACGGATTCCCACGGGTGATCGGACCACTGGCGTAATAAAACCGCCACTGGCCGTCGCGAAACGCAAAATAACCCAAGAATCCGAGCCCCTTGTCCCGCGCCGCTCCCTTGGTCACCGTCATCCAACTCCCTCCTTCCTCACGGATTCCGGCTCGCGGGCTGAGCCC
The sequence above is drawn from the Aminomonas paucivorans DSM 12260 genome and encodes:
- the aroA gene encoding 3-phosphoshikimate 1-carboxyvinyltransferase; this translates as MKDRDVTVAPRGVLRGMREVPGDKSVSHRAALMGALSREGVEVEGFAPGADCASTLRCLEALGARVQRRGDRVRVARGEGPLGAAAVLDAGNSGTTARLLCGLLAGQPGTFTVIQGDESLSRRPMRRVVDPLRTLGARIDGREGGGLLPLSVRGTSLSGGVCTPGAPSAQVKSALLLAGLSARGSVTVAEPLKTRDHTEILLEHLGVPLRREGAAVTVYPLEDLPGGTWKVPGDFSSAAFWITAAALLPEGDLTLPEVGLNPTRTGLLSALGRMGLDYGVTDLALSGGEPLGTLQVRSSSLEGTVVDAPEIPALVDELPILAVAAVRAKGVTEIRGARELRFKECDRIAAMAEGLRTLGAEVEEREDGWILRGPCRLRGGEVDSFGDHRVAMALGVAALTAEGPVRIRGAACADISYPGFFEALSEDTAG
- a CDS encoding prephenate dehydrogenase; this encodes MLAGCQVGICGVGLLGGSVAARLSSRGMTVRGWDPDPEVLDFARERGYLAEGTDSPEALAQASDLLVLAAPLGQLGEAGRLLAAGSGEALKGVFDVGSSKVAVGRELAALWGDRYAGLHPLAGREGGTVRRASADLFEGCLCALVPFPDTAREVRDLGRELGEALGARVQEMGPAEHDALAAWGSHLPLLAASALALAAEEGRREHPDLPPLAAGGYRDGTRMAESPPWLLADLWETNGVELRRALDRYIVVLEAFRDLAPQDVWAWAERAREARRRIMGEIPGRWRA
- the aroF gene encoding 3-deoxy-7-phosphoheptulonate synthase, with translation MLVVQMEGSCGGLDVARVCDALERQGRSARVVPWQGGFCVVAQGGREGAGALASCGGVRRVTGTTCSFPLASREVFPGTTSVELAPGVVLGDGSLTVMAGPCAVESREQMLRTARGVKASGARALRGGAFKPRSNPYAFQGLGSEGIALLMEARRATGLPVVTEVMAPEDVEWLAPHVDVLQVGTRNMQNYSLLKALGSVDRPVLLKRGMAATVDEWLQAAEYILAGGNQRVVLCERGIRSFDRSTRNTLDLSVVPLVKSLSHLPVVVDPSHATGRRELVAPMSLAAVAAGADGLILEVHARPEEALCDGPQSLDLDQFDALMKALSRLHGALGEEEDPCLRVAR
- a CDS encoding shikimate dehydrogenase family protein, with product MIGPSTRLAALLGDPVDHSLSPRMHNAAFRHLGLDCRYLAFRVSGERFEEALRGLGALGALGANVTVPHKERARRVVDALDEDARACGAVNLVLFRRNGSAAWGANTDVAGLRATLDELPPPRREGALLLGAGGAARAAALALAERTEGNLWVAARNPERIRDLEASLPGLEGRCRPLAWGDLPPEPWDLLVQATPLGLPSRPWDEAYLSRLLDAAPSRALDLAYRPEGLTELEEASRRRGIPVASGRRLLLHQGVATFRLLTDREPPLEIMEQALEGGEAS